The genomic region GCTGCAAGTACGTAGTGGTAACCCTGCGGTTCAAGATAGCGCACCAACCATGTTATACGCGAGCGATATGGTTGGTATGCTTGATACCCATGACTATGTTGATCGAAGCATGGGGGACATCCACGCTCATGGAAATCCACATGTTCAGTTTGCTGCTGAATATATGATTCCTATATCAAGAGAAGTCACCAAACGTTTACAGCTAATAGACCCTGATAATTCACCTGTTTATATGCGGAATGGCATGAAATTTCGTGCTAACTGGCGTAAAAAATTGGCAGAGTGGGAAACGAAAGCTGAACCTTTACAAGGTAAAAAGGTGGTCGGTTACCATGCCACGTATCGTTACCTTTTTGATTGGTTAGACATGACGCAAATTGCCGACTTAGAACCCAAGCCAGGTATTTCGCCGACAACAGCGCATTTGCAGACGTTAACGAAACTTGATCCTGCTTCATTTGATGCCATCGTAT from Vibrio gigantis harbors:
- a CDS encoding metal ABC transporter solute-binding protein, Zn/Mn family, which gives rise to MRSRKLLLTMATGVAVVSSSIMVSSPAMALNIFVCEPEWQALIHSHAPEANIYSATTAMQDPHYVQARPSLIAKMRQADMAMCSGSELEVGWLPMLQVRSGNPAVQDSAPTMLYASDMVGMLDTHDYVDRSMGDIHAHGNPHVQFAAEYMIPISREVTKRLQLIDPDNSPVYMRNGMKFRANWRKKLAEWETKAEPLQGKKVVGYHATYRYLFDWLDMTQIADLEPKPGISPTTAHLQTLTKLDPASFDAIVYSSHQDKRPANWLNQQTGKPMVQLPLSVSEGQSLDEMYDQVIDDLLDLLVDSEIPESS